In Diadema setosum chromosome 19, eeDiaSeto1, whole genome shotgun sequence, a genomic segment contains:
- the LOC140242304 gene encoding uncharacterized protein, translating into MVKGLHLMRLTFQQGYHLITDNFYTKVKLAEDLLAQQTLLTGTVRMNSRGFPHELIEAKLADSKTKYMQKGHLLVMAFKDKKKKQRKPVLLLSSFCHAENHLQPRRDGQLRVNPEVVKAYNAGMGSVDLMDRKIYQISS; encoded by the coding sequence ATGGTCAAGGGTCTGCATCTCATGAGGCTCACCTTTCAACAAGGGTACCACCTCATCACCGATAACTTTTACACGAAGGTAAAGCTTGCAGAGGATCTTCTCGCACAGCAGACGCTGCTCACTGGCACAGTTCGCATGAATTCAAGAGGATTTCCACACGAACTCATTGAAGCAAAGCTAGCGGATAGCAAGACAAAATACATGCAGAAAGGGCATCTGCTGGTGATGGctttcaaagacaaaaaaaaaaagcaacgaaAGCCTGTTCTGCTCCTCTCCTCATTCTGCCATGCAGAAAATCATCTCCAACCAAGGCGAGATGGACAGCTACGTGTGAATCCTGAAGTTGTGAAGGCATACAATGCTGGGATGGGAAGCGTCGACCTCATGGATCGAAAGATCTATCAGATATCATCTTAG